TTGTCAACAAACTTCTTGTTTGTGACTGTATTTGCCTCAATTGCCTTTATTATTGTGCAATACATCCCAGAAGAGAGTGCACgtaatttttcttttatatgtttttttaccaCATATCATAGATGTAATACAAAGGTATTCAACCTTGTTTACATTCAATGTTTCAATATGATATCCATTTCTGCGGATATCTTTTAAGCTAAGCAAATTTCTACTGGATTTGCTAGCGTagagtgcattttcaatatataGAATTGTCTCATTTGGCAGAATGATTTTTGCCTTTCCATGACCTTCAATAATTTTTGATGCACCCGATATTGTTATAACATTATTTTCAGCTAATGTTATTTCCAAAAAATACCTTTTACTTTGAAGGATGGTGTGAGTTGTACCACTATCGGCTAGACATATGTTTTGGTATTCTCCCATTAATCTAAAAGAAATGCATAATAGATTAAGTTACAACTTCAATATTCATAAGAaggaaattatattaaataaagttCTCAAAACATTAACCACCATTAcaactgaaaataaaattgtactgaataaaaccaaaaccaaaaagatAAATCTGACTATTATAGAAAAAAACATAGATATCCAAAAGCACTAATCTTAGGGACACGAAAGCATTAAAGGCAGAACTTGATCACTCTATATTTTCTAGCACACCACCCCCAATCAAATGATCAATATTCCCGTCTGGTTGTGCAAAGAAATCAGAGACATCCAAGTGAGTTATATCAACAGGGCCATCATCATCAGCAAAATTTGTCTCTATTTTTCCCTTTCCTTTGATCGAACTTTGGTAGAGATCCACAAGATTCTTTGGAGTACGGCAGATACGAGACCAATGCTCTTTCGTTCCGCATTTGAAACACTTATCTTCATACTCTTTCATGTTTCTCCCttttttttcttcattattCGGTTTCCACTGCTGGTGGTTTGTTTTCTGTCTCTTTTCATCATGTTGCTGGTAATTTTTGTTTTGACCATGGCCACGCCCATGCCCATGACCACgcccacgcccacgtcctcttCTAATATGGGGATTTTGAGTTGAGTTGGCATTCACTTCAGGGAATGATATttcatttgcttcaggaaatggtGTAGAGCCAATTGGGCGTAATTGATGATTTTTTAATAGTAATTCATTGTTCTGTTCAGCAACTAGTAGACAGGAAATAAGCTCAGAGTACTTTTTAAATCCACGCTCACGATATTGTTGCTGCAGGAGCACATTTGAAGCATGAAAGGTGGAGAAAGTTTTTTCAAGTAGATCTTGATCAGAAATATTTTCTCCACAAAGTTTGAGCTTTGAACAAATCTTGAATAATGCGGAGTTATAATCGCTTACAGATTTGAAATCTTGTAGGCGAAGATAGATCCTCTCATAATGAGCTCTTGGGAGAACTACACTCCTCTGATGGTCAAACCTTTCTTTAAGATTTTTCCAAAGTTCTTGTGGGTTCTTCACAGTGAGATACTCGGCTTTCAATCCATCATCGAGATGGTGGCGAAGAAAAATAAGAGATTTTGCAAGATCCTGCGGagattcattatttttttcttttattgtgTTTCCAAGATCCTTTGAAACAAGATGAACCTCAGcatccaaaatccatgacaaatAGTTTTTTCCACTGATGTCAAGAgcttcaaattcaaattttgtaATGTTTGCCATTGCGACTgttaaaaaaaaagacaaacGAATTTAaggataataataaattttatatatatatatatatatataacagatTGAATATATACGTGTAGAAAAatgtacaaaataaataattatgttatTTACTAATTTATTGAACAATGTTATAAAATTAGTTaacaaataattatatatacgtgcaatatatatatataattatgttaACAAGCATCTAATCACAATTATGGAATCACATTTATTAACTTTCCTAAGAATGATAAATCTTCACATAAacaaatatcaattaatatcgagtaaaaataaatgcataaaaaaaatataatatcccaatataagacacaagcataaaAGTGTATAAAAGTCAATATTCTTCGGGAATATTGATAAACTTAAGATTTTGGATAATATTCTTCAGGAATATtgaaaatcttatatatttatattgtatCCATAGATCTATCGagattttcaataaaaatatgttgtgttacttcaagaacatcaacataaaattaaaattaatgcttCTTCAGGAGCATAATATGAACATAAAATATGAGATACTTTGAGAGCATCAATATTAACTTTTAATATTGTGCTACTACCGGATCATTGAAACTATtggcaaaaaaaataataataataatatttgtgCTATTTCGAGAGCATCAATATGAAAGTTACATATTGTGCTTTATCGAGAGCATCCACACAATGATTACGAATGAAAATTATTTATGAGTTATATCTTGAAGCTAGAGcactcgtgctgataacgtgttataaattTAGTAGAGAAAGATGAGAGAATAAAAGACAAGAGAGAATATAATAGAAAAAGATGAGTCTTTAATATATAGActaaacacctctatttatagggttAGAGGGATTAGTGTAGAAAAGATAaattacaatcaaatcaatcaactatattacatctatatataacataattcaaattttattaaattttctaGTTCTTTTTGTTATCTGttctattctttttttttttttagattgtTATCTGTTCCATCCTAATTCAATTCATATTTGTAAGAGCACGACAAAAATCTATTGTAACATCTGATCTGATATGCCAAGAAAGTAACTCCACTATTGTCCCTTGAAATTAAGGGTTTGTGTGCAACAAAAAAGGCGAAAATATAGGCATTAAACAAGAATGCTATTGTTTTTCTCTGTGAAAAGAGCTACATGTCATGAAGCCAACTCTATCCTTCCCAGTGGAAAAAAAATCCAAGAACCACTGCGGTGGGCAAGAAATGTCTTCACCGAGAAACCGGTATGAAGCATCCATCCTCGGGTCAAAAAATATCGAGGAGCATAACCGATGGAATCCCAATTTAGACTACCGGGATGACACTAGATATAATCGTAAGTACTAATGATTATTGTCTTCTGCTTATGGCGCGTTGTTGGAGCGAATACAAGTCTTTCTTTGATCTGCTGGCTGTGCAGATCATGCAACAGCATCGGCTTGCCTTCTGATTAATCGTGCATACAAGCCATCTCTTTTTAAAAGCTCCATGTGGTTACCCATCTGAAAATTGTACTCGGAATCCATGAAGGAAGCAAGATGAACGAATCATGTATCATTTCAAATAAAGCACCGAGACATACCTCAACAATTTTGCCACCATCCATCACTATTATTCTATCCGCGGCTTGGATTGTTGAAAGCCTATGCAAGGAAGTcaccaaacaaaaaaaaatctttagcTAATTTACAGAAATAACAGTAAATTCAAATTTGTTCGAAGAGTAATCGTATAAAGCCATTCATATATCCCAACAATCTGATATGGGACAGCTTATTACATGGCCTGTTAGAAAACTAACCTATGGGCAATTATGATAACCATTCTTTTGGTTTCTTGACCACTTTGCACCGATCGGAGAATCCCCTGTATACAACAATAAATCAATGAATAAGtgcgtaaaaaaaaatttctacttCCTCACGGGCCAATTTTCACCTTAACGTTGTGCTCGCTTTCAGCATCCAATGCACTGGTAGCTTCATCAAGAATCAAGATACTAGGATCTCTAAGAATGGCCCTAGCAATTGCAATTCGTTGCTTTTGCCCCCCACTGATCAAATCATCATCGACGAGTGTCTGGTAACCATTAGGAAGAGACAAGATGAATTCGTGGGCAGAGGCTTGCTTAGCTGCCCATTCCACGTCTTGCTGACTAATACTTCGGGGACATCCATATCTTATATTTGAACTGACATCCATACGGAAGAGGCGGGGTTCCTACTTAGATGAAAAACACATGACATTTTACACTAACTTATATACTGTTCAGGGTAGAAGTTAAAACAAAGTACCTGTCCCACGTATCCGATTCTTTCTCTCAGCCACTTGATGTTCAGTCCTTTCAGAGGGTAGCCATCAACTAGTATCTATACTTGAGACGAGAAGAATAAATGTAACTTTCAACCAACAGAATCCACCATAAAGTGAAACTGGTCAACTTTCGAACAATACCTGACCCTTGGTAGGTTCATAAAGACGAAGTAGAAGGTTCACTATAGTGCTCTTCCCACTACCACTGAGACCGACCTTGAAAATTTATGGCAGCAAAGAGGTGATTTCAGGCCTCAAGgtcatcatataaaatataatataatataataaatcaaGGGTTACAAAATCCAGAAAATATCTATGTGCTACGAAAACTCAAATGTGGTTCAAACTAGAGACGAGCATCAGGAAAGTTGTAGTACTTTCAcaatatttattgaaaaaaacaaaacaaaacaaaaaaactacACTTACAATAGCAACTACTTCCCCAGGATGCAGCACTAGGTTGAAATCTCGCAGTATAGGAACCTGTTCTCTTGGGAAAAAAGATATAAATCATAACACAGACAAAATTCAAGCTCCATTATCCAAAGAAGGGATATCATGATATTGCATTTTTCTCTTGCGATGTAAACTGATAAAATATAGTGGTAGACATTTTTTGTGAATATTAAACTTGTGGGTGCCAAATTTTCCTTTGTACAATTTTCAATTATAGACTTTCAGGCATCAGCTTAGCTTAAGGCATGGATGGACAAGTAGATATGTTGAACTCGAAAGCAACTTACACAGTCCATAAAAAGTATTGCAATAGGAGCTTTTAAAAAGCTAGTTTTTCTACTTTCAAATAAATACGCAAGCAACTGATATGCTGAAATTTTATAGTATTTAAAACACTAGAAAACGTGAATTATGGACTGATCGAACACCATAAAG
This DNA window, taken from Henckelia pumila isolate YLH828 unplaced genomic scaffold, ASM3356847v2 CTG_601:::fragment_2:::debris, whole genome shotgun sequence, encodes the following:
- the LOC140873477 gene encoding uncharacterized protein, producing MANITKFEFEALDISGKNYLSWILDAEVHLVSKDLGNTIKEKNNESPQDLAKSLIFLRHHLDDGLKAEYLTVKNPQELWKNLKERFDHQRSVVLPRAHYERIYLRLQDFKSVSDYNSALFKICSKLKLCGENISDQDLLEKTFSTFHASNVLLQQQYRERGFKKYSELISCLLVAEQNNELLLKNHQLRPIGSTPFPEANEISFPEVNANSTQNPHIRRGRGRGRGHGHGRGHGQNKNYQQHDEKRQKTNHQQWKPNNEEKKGRNMKEYEDKCFKCGTKEHWSRICRTPKNLVDLYQSSIKGKGKIETNFADDDGPVDITHLDVSDFFAQPDGNIDHLIGGGVLENIE